In one window of Poriferisphaera corsica DNA:
- a CDS encoding SU10 major capsid protein gives MAFTGKATFSAGAQLPEIAEDISDVVSIVSPYETALLNYLGDSKQVATSTIHEWLEDELRSYSTKISTAVNDSATQIDVEDVQVFRIGDLLRAQDSQEVMMVQNKSSSTITVARGYGGSLSAPYVQNTKLLKIGSAALEGEDAPSSLNVNRIRKTNFTQIFTAAVEVSGSHLACNTVGITDELDYQKQERLREMMRDLENSVINGIAAQASPQGSSTIRRTMQGIIPALKTNVFDVEDSQLTESRLNEALRVIWEQSAGNVDTIVVNGFQKRMINRFVSEGRGYGANETKFSDYVGVYESDFGICRVIMSRWVPRNSALMLDSSRVAVVPMSGRSFHYKPLASQGDYESGQLIGEYTLELRNENAHGLLTNLAID, from the coding sequence ATGGCATTTACAGGTAAAGCAACTTTTTCTGCAGGGGCTCAGCTCCCGGAAATTGCAGAAGATATTTCGGATGTTGTTTCGATCGTTAGTCCTTACGAAACCGCACTACTAAATTATTTAGGCGATTCGAAACAAGTCGCAACGAGTACCATTCATGAATGGCTGGAAGATGAACTACGGTCATACTCGACGAAGATATCAACAGCGGTAAATGATAGTGCGACCCAAATTGATGTCGAGGATGTTCAGGTATTTCGAATAGGTGATTTGCTGCGAGCGCAAGACAGTCAAGAAGTGATGATGGTACAGAATAAATCATCATCAACAATCACTGTTGCGCGTGGATATGGCGGCTCTTTATCTGCCCCATACGTCCAGAATACAAAGCTTCTGAAAATTGGTAGCGCCGCTCTTGAAGGTGAAGATGCTCCAAGTTCATTGAATGTTAACCGTATAAGAAAAACAAACTTTACGCAAATTTTTACTGCTGCCGTAGAAGTTTCAGGATCGCATCTTGCATGTAATACCGTTGGCATTACGGATGAACTTGATTATCAAAAACAAGAGCGTTTGCGTGAAATGATGCGTGACTTGGAAAATAGTGTGATTAATGGGATCGCAGCTCAAGCATCGCCACAAGGTAGTAGTACGATTAGGCGTACCATGCAGGGTATTATTCCAGCATTGAAAACAAATGTGTTTGATGTCGAAGATAGCCAATTGACAGAAAGCCGCCTGAATGAAGCGTTAAGGGTAATCTGGGAACAATCTGCGGGTAATGTGGATACCATTGTTGTAAACGGTTTTCAGAAGCGGATGATCAATCGCTTTGTTAGCGAAGGTCGTGGTTATGGCGCGAATGAAACGAAGTTTTCAGATTATGTCGGTGTTTATGAATCCGATTTTGGTATTTGCCGTGTCATCATGTCAAGATGGGTGCCACGGAATTCAGCTTTGATGTTGGATTCATCAAGAGTTGCTGTGGTACCAATGAGTGGCCGAAGCTTTCACTATAAACCATTGGCATCACAAGGCGATTATGAAAGTGGCCAATTGATTGGGGAGTATACACTTGAGTTACGCAACGAAAATGCACATGGATTATTGACAAATTTGGCGATTGATTAA